Proteins from a single region of Chroococcidiopsis sp. TS-821:
- the thrC gene encoding threonine synthase, translated as MTLIANKSTNREVWSGLIKTYQQYLPVTENTPVVTLLEGNTPLIPIPSIAQIIGRQVQVFAKYDGLNPTGSFKDRGMTMAISKAKEAGARAVICASTGNTSAAAAAYAKRAGMKAFVLIPDGYVALGKLAQALLYGAEVLSIKGNFDQALKIVREMANSYPITLVNSVNPYRLEGQKTAAFEVVDALGEAPDWLCIPVGNAGNITAYWMGFCQYHQSGKCDRLPRMMGFQAAGAAPLITGQAVTHPNTVATAIRIGNPANWEKAIAVQSASNGEFHAVTDEEILAAYRLLASSEGIFCEPASAASVAGMLKVKDQIPTGATVVCVLTGNGLKDPNTAIDNNQNAFKPGIEPTLEAVAAAMGVI; from the coding sequence GTGACTCTGATTGCTAATAAATCTACTAACCGCGAAGTTTGGTCTGGATTAATCAAAACGTACCAGCAATACTTACCTGTAACTGAAAATACACCTGTAGTGACACTATTAGAGGGTAATACTCCATTAATTCCAATTCCCTCTATCGCTCAAATTATCGGTAGACAAGTACAGGTATTCGCCAAGTACGATGGGCTAAACCCTACAGGTAGCTTCAAAGACCGAGGAATGACAATGGCAATTTCCAAAGCAAAAGAAGCAGGAGCGCGGGCAGTCATTTGTGCAAGTACAGGTAATACTTCCGCCGCCGCCGCCGCCTATGCAAAACGTGCGGGAATGAAAGCTTTTGTGCTGATTCCTGATGGCTATGTTGCTTTAGGTAAGTTAGCCCAAGCACTACTTTATGGTGCTGAAGTGTTGTCGATTAAAGGAAACTTTGACCAAGCATTGAAAATAGTCCGCGAGATGGCAAACAGCTATCCGATTACTTTGGTAAACTCAGTCAATCCTTATCGCTTAGAAGGACAAAAAACCGCAGCGTTTGAAGTTGTTGATGCTTTAGGTGAGGCTCCAGACTGGTTGTGTATCCCTGTAGGCAATGCCGGAAATATCACAGCATATTGGATGGGTTTTTGTCAATATCATCAATCCGGTAAATGCGATCGCCTACCGCGAATGATGGGCTTTCAAGCGGCTGGGGCTGCACCACTCATTACTGGACAAGCTGTAACGCATCCTAATACCGTTGCAACCGCAATTCGCATTGGGAATCCAGCAAATTGGGAAAAAGCGATCGCGGTACAATCAGCAAGTAACGGAGAATTTCACGCAGTCACTGATGAAGAAATTCTCGCAGCATACCGTTTATTAGCGTCTTCAGAAGGTATTTTCTGCGAACCTGCAAGTGCAGCTTCGGTTGCAGGTATGTTAAAAGTCAAAGACCAAATTCCCACAGGCGCAACTGTTGTATGCGTGCTTACTGGAAATGGACTCAAAGATCCCAACACGGCAATTGATAACAATCAGAATGCGTTCAAACCAGGAATTGAACCGACACTCGAAGCTGTAGCAGCAGCCATGGGAGTTATCTAA
- a CDS encoding DUF29 family protein, with the protein MLKSTNYDKDFVVWSSEQAMLLEQERFSELDLINLIEAIRNLGSNDKHALRSNLRIALLHLAQMAIPT; encoded by the coding sequence ATGCTGAAATCTACCAATTACGACAAAGATTTTGTTGTTTGGTCTAGTGAGCAGGCGATGCTGTTGGAACAGGAGAGATTCAGTGAATTAGACTTAATCAACTTAATCGAAGCGATACGCAATTTGGGCAGCAACGATAAACACGCCTTAAGAAGTAACTTGAGAATCGCGTTACTCCACCTTGCTCAAATGGCAATTCCAACCTAG